One Sanguibacter keddieii DSM 10542 genomic window carries:
- a CDS encoding response regulator transcription factor has translation MRILVVDDEVRLVDGVRRGLEAEGFAVDVAANGVDGLWMAQEHRYDAIVLDIMMPGMNGYTVCERLRAAEDWTPILMLTAKDGEWDQVEALDTGADDFLSKPFSYAVLVARLRSLVRRGSRERPVVLEAGDLQLDPAARRVRRGDVEIELTSREFAVLEFLIRNAGDVVSKRQVLDNVWDGDFEGDPNIVEVYVRHLRNKVDRPFGRASIETLRGAGYRLAVGRG, from the coding sequence ATGCGGATCCTGGTGGTGGACGACGAGGTGCGGCTGGTCGACGGTGTGCGGCGCGGTCTCGAGGCCGAGGGCTTCGCGGTCGACGTGGCGGCGAACGGGGTCGACGGACTGTGGATGGCCCAGGAGCACCGGTACGACGCGATCGTGCTCGACATCATGATGCCGGGCATGAACGGGTACACGGTGTGCGAGCGGCTGCGTGCGGCCGAGGACTGGACGCCGATCCTCATGCTGACCGCCAAGGACGGCGAGTGGGACCAGGTCGAGGCTCTCGACACCGGTGCCGACGACTTCCTCAGCAAGCCCTTCTCGTACGCGGTCCTCGTGGCGCGGCTGCGCTCCCTGGTGCGCCGGGGCTCCCGCGAGCGGCCCGTGGTGCTCGAGGCGGGCGACCTGCAGCTCGACCCGGCAGCCCGGAGGGTGCGTCGCGGTGACGTCGAGATCGAGCTGACCTCGCGCGAGTTCGCCGTGCTGGAGTTCCTCATCCGCAACGCCGGGGACGTGGTGTCCAAGCGTCAGGTGCTCGACAACGTGTGGGACGGCGACTTCGAGGGTGACCCGAACATCGTCGAGGTGTACGTGCGCCACCTGCGCAACAAGGTCGACCGGCCCTTCGGGCGCGCGTCGATCGAGACGCTGCGCGGCGCCGGGTACCGGCTGGCGGTCGGGCGTGGCTGA